A portion of the Candidatus Hydrogenedentota bacterium genome contains these proteins:
- a CDS encoding PIN domain-containing protein yields the protein MIVLVDTTVWSLALRRTHAPDRNRGVIRELSELVEEGRASLIGPIRQEILSGLPDSKSFERVREHLADFDDLEIVARDYEAAAIAYSICRRKGVQGSHIDFLICAVASRCVLPIFTTDKDFINYARFLDIQLYQPREGGASKFEHRN from the coding sequence TTGATTGTTCTCGTGGACACTACGGTATGGTCTCTCGCGCTTCGCCGGACCCACGCGCCGGATCGCAATCGCGGCGTGATAAGGGAGCTTTCCGAACTCGTTGAGGAAGGCCGAGCGTCACTAATCGGACCGATTCGACAGGAAATTCTTTCCGGTCTGCCAGATTCAAAGAGTTTCGAAAGGGTCCGTGAACACCTTGCCGATTTCGACGACTTGGAGATTGTTGCTCGTGATTACGAGGCGGCGGCAATAGCTTATAGTATTTGCAGAAGAAAGGGTGTCCAAGGGTCACATATAGACTTCTTGATTTGTGCAGTCGCCAGCCGATGTGTTTTGCCGATATTCACAACAGACAAAGACTTCATAAACTATGCTCGGTTCCTGGATATCCAGTTGTATCAACCCCGAGAAGGCGGAGCGTCAAAATTCGAACACCGGAACTGA
- a CDS encoding type II toxin-antitoxin system VapB family antitoxin, protein MATNLAIDDALLTEALKEGGLKTKKDTVNEALREYIQKRKQKKILALFGTIDFDPSYDHKKGRNRR, encoded by the coding sequence ATGGCTACGAATCTTGCGATTGACGACGCGCTCCTCACTGAGGCACTTAAGGAAGGCGGCCTGAAAACGAAAAAAGACACCGTCAACGAGGCGCTGCGCGAGTATATCCAGAAACGAAAACAAAAAAAGATTCTTGCGCTGTTTGGAACGATCGACTTCGATCCATCCTATGATCACAAGAAGGGGAGAAACCGCCGTTGA
- the queG gene encoding tRNA epoxyqueuosine(34) reductase QueG, which yields MTGDTEERSRSVKDFASNIGFDACGIAEAGPIDPEDRLGQWLAAGFHADMDWMAATKAIRQDPRVKIPGARSVVVVARNYFYPDPEPDPGTGKVARYARGRDYHKVLKKPLIKLARFLDDFGVSAPSYAAVDSGPVMERAWAERAGLGWIGKNSLVLRRDIGSWFFVGTVITEVALAPDRPVANHCGTCRACLDACPTDAFVREGVLDARKCISYQTIENRGDIPDVVQANMKGWVFGCDICQEVCPWNRFQQSSSEPDFAPRAGQAFPKLEELAGSNEETFNERFAGTPIRRTKHAGMVRNAEVLLGIRERK from the coding sequence ATGACCGGGGACACGGAGGAACGAAGCCGCTCGGTCAAGGACTTCGCCAGCAACATCGGCTTTGACGCCTGCGGCATCGCCGAGGCGGGCCCGATTGACCCCGAAGATCGATTGGGCCAATGGCTCGCTGCGGGATTTCATGCGGATATGGACTGGATGGCCGCGACAAAGGCAATTCGCCAGGATCCCCGCGTCAAAATCCCAGGGGCACGCTCTGTGGTCGTCGTTGCGCGAAACTACTTCTACCCCGACCCCGAACCTGATCCGGGCACGGGCAAAGTGGCACGCTACGCCCGAGGGCGCGACTACCACAAAGTCCTGAAAAAGCCCCTCATCAAGCTCGCCCGATTCCTCGATGATTTTGGCGTGAGTGCTCCCAGCTACGCCGCCGTGGACAGCGGGCCGGTCATGGAGCGCGCCTGGGCCGAACGCGCTGGCCTGGGTTGGATCGGGAAAAACAGCCTCGTGCTACGCCGCGACATCGGCTCCTGGTTCTTCGTCGGAACCGTGATCACGGAAGTGGCGCTGGCGCCGGACAGGCCCGTCGCGAATCACTGCGGTACCTGCCGCGCCTGTCTCGACGCCTGCCCCACCGATGCCTTTGTTCGCGAGGGCGTTCTGGACGCCCGCAAGTGCATCTCCTATCAGACGATCGAAAACCGAGGCGATATTCCAGACGTCGTGCAGGCCAACATGAAGGGCTGGGTCTTCGGCTGCGACATCTGCCAGGAGGTCTGCCCCTGGAACCGTTTCCAGCAATCCAGTTCCGAGCCGGATTTCGCGCCGAGAGCGGGCCAGGCCTTTCCAAAACTCGAGGAACTGGCTGGGTCGAATGAGGAGACCTTCAACGAACGCTTCGCGGGGACACCCATCCGGAGAACGAAGCACGCCGGGATGGTGAGGAACGCGGAAGTGCTGCTCGGAATTCGTGAACGAAAGTGA